One window of Candidatus Hydrothermales bacterium genomic DNA carries:
- the thpR gene encoding RNA 2',3'-cyclic phosphodiesterase, with amino-acid sequence MSKLRLFFGIPIEEDKKNKIFEYLKKHNVFKRDYKWVPKENYHITLKFLGEVEEKLVKDLDKIGEEISLLFNSFVVHTNGFSGFPNKKKARVFFLDLKEKREIAKVFEVLENKVSKLNFKREDREYHPHITLARLRHPESIPELEPLEIELNIDRFSLYQSILKKEGSLYKILNIYFFNKKVF; translated from the coding sequence TTGAGTAAACTAAGACTCTTTTTTGGTATTCCTATAGAAGAAGACAAAAAAAATAAAATTTTTGAGTATTTAAAAAAACACAACGTTTTTAAAAGAGACTATAAGTGGGTTCCAAAAGAAAATTATCATATTACTCTAAAATTTCTTGGTGAAGTAGAAGAGAAACTAGTAAAAGATCTTGATAAAATTGGCGAGGAAATAAGTCTTCTGTTTAATAGTTTCGTAGTCCACACTAACGGTTTTTCAGGGTTTCCTAATAAAAAGAAAGCAAGAGTTTTTTTCTTAGATTTAAAAGAGAAAAGGGAAATAGCCAAAGTATTTGAAGTTCTCGAAAATAAGGTTTCAAAGCTTAACTTTAAAAGAGAAGATAGAGAATACCATCCTCACATTACTCTTGCAAGACTAAGGCATCCCGAAAGCATACCAGAATTAGAACCCCTTGAAATTGAACTGAACATAGATAGATTTTCATTGTACCAAAGTATTTTGAAAAAAGAAGGCTCTTTATATAAAATTTTAAATATCTATTTTTTTAATAAAAAAGTTTTTTAA